In the Piscinibacter sp. XHJ-5 genome, one interval contains:
- a CDS encoding glucan biosynthesis protein G — translation MKVDATWLPSMATAALLALAASAALAFGFEDVAARARDVASRPFAGPALTSDARLRDMGYDAWRDIRHRPSQALWRAQGLPFEVQLFHVGGGHPNPVRLFEVVDGAERAWRVSRDVFDYGRALGGALPDAAEVAGFRVHHVQARPPPGNELIVFLGASYFRVPVAGRFFGMSARGIAVDTSGPGTEEFPIFEAFWLVRPSPTAATLTLYALLNSPRVAGAYRFVVRPGAHETTVDVQARLFLRQPVATLGIAPLTSMYLSGENQPRHDGFRPEVHDSDGLLVAGDGDWSWHPLVNPPAPFTRRLAYERLSGFGLLQRDRSFASYEDTEARYEQRPSVWVEPLGDWGAGRIELMQFNAAFEFVDNAVAYWVGERTPRPGEPYDIAWRLHWGRDVPPQPSLARVAQSRRGHGPTGPAPHEIHFVVDFAGRVDGGAPVQAKVGVTGPAELLEANVYPHPVLGGWRLTVKVRRTDKAAAVELRAVLQRGAGVVSETWRYALPPE, via the coding sequence ATGAAGGTCGACGCGACGTGGCTGCCGTCGATGGCGACGGCAGCGCTGCTGGCGCTGGCCGCGAGCGCCGCGCTGGCGTTCGGCTTCGAGGATGTCGCCGCCCGCGCACGCGACGTCGCGTCGCGCCCCTTCGCGGGGCCGGCGCTGACCTCCGACGCACGACTGCGCGACATGGGCTACGACGCCTGGCGCGACATCCGTCACCGGCCGTCGCAGGCGCTCTGGCGCGCGCAGGGCCTCCCGTTCGAGGTGCAGCTCTTCCACGTGGGCGGCGGCCATCCGAATCCGGTGCGCCTGTTCGAGGTGGTCGACGGCGCGGAGCGTGCATGGCGGGTGTCGCGCGACGTCTTCGACTACGGCCGCGCATTGGGTGGCGCGCTGCCGGACGCGGCCGAGGTCGCCGGTTTTCGCGTGCACCACGTGCAGGCACGGCCTCCTCCGGGCAACGAGCTCATCGTGTTCCTAGGCGCCAGCTACTTCCGCGTGCCGGTGGCCGGCCGGTTCTTCGGCATGTCGGCGCGCGGCATCGCCGTCGACACGTCCGGGCCCGGCACCGAGGAGTTCCCGATCTTCGAGGCGTTCTGGCTGGTGCGTCCTTCGCCCACCGCCGCCACGCTCACGCTGTACGCGCTGCTCAACAGCCCGCGTGTGGCCGGCGCCTACCGCTTCGTCGTGCGGCCCGGCGCGCACGAGACCACTGTCGACGTGCAGGCGCGGCTGTTCCTGCGCCAGCCCGTGGCGACGCTCGGCATCGCGCCGCTCACCAGCATGTACCTGTCGGGCGAGAACCAGCCGCGACACGACGGCTTCCGTCCCGAAGTCCACGATTCGGACGGTCTGCTGGTCGCGGGCGACGGCGACTGGTCGTGGCACCCGCTGGTCAATCCGCCGGCGCCGTTCACGCGGCGGCTCGCCTACGAACGACTGTCGGGCTTCGGCCTGCTGCAGCGCGATCGCTCGTTCGCCAGCTACGAAGACACCGAAGCGCGCTATGAGCAGCGCCCCAGCGTGTGGGTCGAGCCGCTTGGCGACTGGGGCGCCGGACGCATCGAGCTGATGCAGTTCAACGCCGCCTTCGAGTTCGTCGACAACGCGGTCGCGTACTGGGTCGGCGAACGCACGCCGCGGCCGGGCGAGCCGTACGACATCGCCTGGCGGCTGCATTGGGGCCGCGACGTGCCGCCGCAGCCGTCCTTGGCGCGGGTGGCGCAGTCGCGGCGCGGTCACGGGCCGACCGGTCCGGCGCCCCATGAGATTCACTTCGTCGTCGACTTCGCAGGCCGCGTGGATGGCGGCGCGCCGGTGCAGGCAAAGGTCGGCGTCACCGGTCCGGCCGAGCTGCTCGAAGCCAACGTCTATCCGCACCCGGTGCTGGGCGGCTGGCGCCTGACGGTGAAAGTGCGGCGCACCGACAAGGCGGCAGCGGTGGAACTGCGCGCCGTGCTGCAGCGCGGGGCCGGCGTGGTGAGCGAGACCTGGCGCTACGCGCTGCCCCCGGAGTGA